From Sceloporus undulatus isolate JIND9_A2432 ecotype Alabama chromosome 6, SceUnd_v1.1, whole genome shotgun sequence, one genomic window encodes:
- the MCEE gene encoding methylmalonyl-CoA epimerase, mitochondrial isoform X1: MAALTLRSGLLPWMQKIGPTARTLSVSATASQKTAPPAWKLGRLNHVAIAVPDLEKATSLYRDILGARVSDAVPLPEHGVYTVFVELGNTKLELLHPLGEKSPIAGFLQKNKAGGMHHICIEVDNITDAMAELKEKKIRVLSEEPRIGAHGKPVVFLHPKDCDGVLVELEQA, encoded by the exons ATGGCGGCGCTGACGCTGAGATCAG GGCTCCTCCCCTGGATGCAAAAAATTGGTCCGACAGCAAGAACGTTGTCCGTTTCTGCCACTGCATCCCAAAAGACTGCACCTCCTGCATGGAAACTGGGCCGGCTCAACCACGTGGCGATCGCGGTCCCCGATTTGGAGAAAGCGACATCTTTGTACCGGGACATTTTAGGCGCTCGAGTGAGCGACGCTGTGCCCCTACCCGAACATGGCGTCTACACCGTCTTTGTGGAACTGGGCAACACAAAACTGGAGCTTCTGCATCCGCTGGGAGAGAAGAGTCCAATCGCTGGGTTCCTGCAGAAAAACAAGGCTGGCGGGATGCACCATATCTGCATTGAG GTGGACAATATTACAGACGCCATGGCGGAACTGAAGGAGAAGAAGATCCGGGTGTTGAGCGAAGAGCCAAGGATTGGTGCCCATGGGAAGCCAGTGGTTTTTCTCCACCCAAAAGACTGCGATGGAGTCCTGGTGGAGCTTGAACAAGCCTAA
- the MCEE gene encoding methylmalonyl-CoA epimerase, mitochondrial isoform X2 — translation MQKIGPTARTLSVSATASQKTAPPAWKLGRLNHVAIAVPDLEKATSLYRDILGARVSDAVPLPEHGVYTVFVELGNTKLELLHPLGEKSPIAGFLQKNKAGGMHHICIEVDNITDAMAELKEKKIRVLSEEPRIGAHGKPVVFLHPKDCDGVLVELEQA, via the exons ATGCAAAAAATTGGTCCGACAGCAAGAACGTTGTCCGTTTCTGCCACTGCATCCCAAAAGACTGCACCTCCTGCATGGAAACTGGGCCGGCTCAACCACGTGGCGATCGCGGTCCCCGATTTGGAGAAAGCGACATCTTTGTACCGGGACATTTTAGGCGCTCGAGTGAGCGACGCTGTGCCCCTACCCGAACATGGCGTCTACACCGTCTTTGTGGAACTGGGCAACACAAAACTGGAGCTTCTGCATCCGCTGGGAGAGAAGAGTCCAATCGCTGGGTTCCTGCAGAAAAACAAGGCTGGCGGGATGCACCATATCTGCATTGAG GTGGACAATATTACAGACGCCATGGCGGAACTGAAGGAGAAGAAGATCCGGGTGTTGAGCGAAGAGCCAAGGATTGGTGCCCATGGGAAGCCAGTGGTTTTTCTCCACCCAAAAGACTGCGATGGAGTCCTGGTGGAGCTTGAACAAGCCTAA